The segment GTTACTTCTTATATGAGTTTTATTTGGATGTTCAACACTATTTTTGATTGGCAGTAAAAGCATCAAACAGTGCCTCCAAAACAGGCGGACACTGTTTGGCGTGTGTTCGTATTTTTCGCTATATCCACACCTATACTGTCTGTAACAAAATAAAGAGGTGGAATGAAAATCGAATCGATTAATTGATTATAATCGATTATTTTTTTGCATATATGAGTAATCAATACGGGAAGGGGCCTACCAATAAAAAGCGCCAAACATACGTTAAGAAAAATTCGACAAAAGAAAGCTGATATTTCCTATGCTAAGGAAATATCAGTATTTTTCAGGTAACTTGTCAATATTGTTTTTAAATAAATCCTATTCGATTGGGAAGGTAATATTACACTGGGTTCCTAGTTGAAGTTTACTATTGATTTCAATATTTCCACCATGAGCTATAAGGATTTGCCTAGCAATTGCCATACCTAAACCTGTTCCAGAATTGCTAGAAGTTGTACTTGTCCCCCGGAAATACTGGTCGAATAAATGTTCAATAGTTTCTTGATCCATACCGATTCCATCATCTTCAATTAAGACACATATTTGCCTTGGATGAGACAGATTTTCATGAATTATGATCTTAATTTTAGTTTCAGGAGGATTATGTTTAATACTATTGGCAATTAAGTTTTCAAATGCTCGTTTTAAATATTTCATATCCATATTAAGATATATTTGATTCCTATTTGTTTCAAATGAAATTAACTTATTTTTTGATTCAGGCAAACTTTTCAGTTGTTCCAAAATGTCTTTAAGCACAATTACAAGGTCATTTTGTTCAAGTTGTATCGGAATAACATCATTTTTCAATTGAAAAGTTAGGTTGAAGTCTTCAATTAATTGCTCCATATACTCCACACGTTCCTCCATAATTTTGGAAAAGTGACGTACTTTATCTTGTTCCCAATCATGTTTATGTGAAGATAGTAAGACAGTATATCCTTTAATAACAGATAGTGGAGTTTTTAAATCATGAGAAATCCCTGTCATCCATTCTTCTCTTGTTTTTTCCAATAACCTCCTTTCCTGCTCATTTTTCTTAAGGATTGATGTAAGACCTGAAAGTGCCTGAGTTAATTCTTGATACGTTTTAAACTCTGCTTTATTCCGTCGGTTCTTTT is part of the Solibacillus sp. FSL K6-1523 genome and harbors:
- a CDS encoding sensor histidine kinase, giving the protein MKLKNRVAYYFVSRLFWLMFIWGLFIVVSIVIFSFFLGYNKTETPQLLISKIVESTVVVDQNLSVSSKIKEDLIKNKMWMQVLDEQGDEVFSFNKPKSIPEHYIPGELVSDYLYPAKKGYQLSTWYKTLDNQDLTWVLGKPSTENNPFLYWMNNLWILSIIIIGIIIASFFGRQLGAPLLYIASWIENLSKGKYEEPSYYLKFHSKKNRRNKAEFKTYQELTQALSGLTSILKKNEQERRLLEKTREEWMTGISHDLKTPLSVIKGYTVLLSSHKHDWEQDKVRHFSKIMEERVEYMEQLIEDFNLTFQLKNDVIPIQLEQNDLVIVLKDILEQLKSLPESKNKLISFETNRNQIYLNMDMKYLKRAFENLIANSIKHNPPETKIKIIIHENLSHPRQICVLIEDDGIGMDQETIEHLFDQYFRGTSTTSSNSGTGLGMAIARQILIAHGGNIEINSKLQLGTQCNITFPIE